In one Merismopedia glauca CCAP 1448/3 genomic region, the following are encoded:
- a CDS encoding cephalosporin hydroxylase family protein, protein MENDNLQLLTQKWFVDSCKQKYSYNFTWMGRPIIQYPQDIVAMQEIIWQIQPDLIVDTGIAHGGSLVFYASMLELIGNNGQVLGIDIDIRSHNRVEIEKHPMYKRISMIEGSSIDEKVAAAVYEFAKGKQRILVTLDSNHTHDHVLRELELYSPLVTKGSYLVVFDTAVEDLPDDFFPDRPWGKGNNPKTAVWEFLKTNERFEIDRSIESKLLITVAPDGYLKCIKD, encoded by the coding sequence ATGGAAAATGATAATTTGCAGTTACTAACTCAAAAATGGTTTGTTGATAGCTGTAAGCAAAAATATTCCTATAACTTTACTTGGATGGGAAGACCAATAATTCAATATCCGCAAGATATAGTGGCTATGCAAGAGATTATTTGGCAAATCCAACCAGATTTAATTGTTGACACAGGAATTGCTCATGGTGGTTCATTAGTGTTTTATGCTTCCATGTTAGAGTTAATCGGTAATAATGGACAAGTTTTGGGTATTGACATTGATATACGCTCTCATAACCGAGTGGAAATCGAAAAACATCCGATGTATAAACGGATATCGATGATCGAAGGATCGTCTATTGACGAGAAGGTAGCAGCAGCCGTTTACGAATTTGCTAAAGGTAAGCAGCGAATCTTAGTCACACTTGATTCTAATCATACCCATGACCATGTATTAAGAGAATTAGAACTTTATTCACCATTAGTAACTAAAGGAAGTTATTTAGTCGTTTTCGACACAGCCGTTGAGGATTTACCTGATGACTTCTTTCCAGATCGTCCTTGGGGTAAAGGAAATAATCCCAAAACAGCAGTGTGGGAGTTTTTGAAAACTAATGAACGTTTTGAAATAGATAGAAGTATAGAATCTAAATTGCTGATTACTGTTGCACCTGATGGTTATCTAAAATGTATTAAAGATTAA
- a CDS encoding glycosyltransferase, which translates to MDTKKHQNYQTLIFSRQNINRQIFRCLIYECEDLLCKFTRTELLAPEKIEESNPAQNLRTSVNTLAFKLAKIDNFSDRVRLIQTDINKTVLDRQYDLFFTFLLKTEEIVDLNSIKNWRQKCDRSVCYIAEIWPTNLDLVYRYRHLFQDFDAIFLHNQCCVKQVEEIVGRPCYFLPVGIDAIKFCPYPKLPIRSIDLYSMGRRSPITHQALLELAEKTSFFYVYDTTRTFGVPDHREHRSLLANLIQRSRYFINYKHSVNRGAKLGGAEELSSRLFEGAAGGTIMLGAAPDCDAYREYFDWQDAVIEIPYECTNIAEIIADLEIQAQRLAIARRKNVVNSLLRHDWVYRWEIILDKVGLKPTPAMQDRREKLKNLAEAIAQADL; encoded by the coding sequence ATGGATACAAAAAAACATCAAAATTATCAAACATTAATATTTTCCCGACAAAATATAAATCGACAAATTTTTAGGTGCTTGATTTATGAGTGTGAAGATTTGCTTTGTAAATTTACGCGAACTGAGTTACTAGCCCCAGAAAAAATTGAAGAATCTAATCCTGCCCAAAATCTCCGAACATCTGTTAATACTTTAGCCTTTAAGTTAGCTAAAATTGATAACTTTTCTGATCGCGTTAGATTAATTCAAACAGATATCAACAAAACAGTTTTAGATCGACAATACGATTTGTTTTTTACTTTTCTTTTGAAGACCGAGGAAATAGTAGATTTAAACAGTATCAAAAATTGGCGACAAAAATGCGATCGATCTGTGTGTTATATTGCGGAAATCTGGCCAACTAATTTAGATCTAGTATATCGTTACCGTCATCTTTTTCAAGACTTTGATGCGATCTTCCTCCACAATCAATGTTGTGTCAAGCAAGTCGAGGAAATTGTGGGTCGTCCTTGTTATTTTTTACCGGTCGGAATTGATGCGATTAAATTTTGTCCTTATCCTAAGTTACCTATACGTAGCATCGATTTGTATAGTATGGGACGGCGATCGCCCATTACACATCAAGCATTATTAGAACTAGCAGAAAAAACTAGTTTTTTTTATGTGTATGACACAACTAGAACTTTTGGCGTACCCGATCATCGCGAGCATCGTAGCCTGTTAGCTAATTTAATTCAAAGAAGCCGTTATTTTATTAACTATAAACATTCTGTGAATCGCGGTGCAAAATTAGGTGGTGCAGAAGAATTAAGCTCGCGTTTATTTGAAGGAGCCGCCGGTGGCACAATTATGTTAGGTGCTGCTCCAGATTGTGATGCTTATCGAGAATATTTTGACTGGCAAGATGCAGTCATTGAAATTCCTTATGAATGTACTAATATAGCGGAAATTATCGCTGATTTAGAGATTCAAGCCCAACGTTTGGCGATCGCCCGTCGTAAAAATGTGGTTAATTCTCTTTTGCGTCATGATTGGGTCTACCGTT